The Bemisia tabaci chromosome 8, PGI_BMITA_v3 genome has a segment encoding these proteins:
- the LOC109035466 gene encoding LOW QUALITY PROTEIN: tubulin alpha-1 chain (The sequence of the model RefSeq protein was modified relative to this genomic sequence to represent the inferred CDS: deleted 1 base in 1 codon), which produces MRECISVHVGQAGVQIGNACWELYCLEHGIQPDGQMPSDKTIGSGDDSFNTFFSETGAGKHVPRAVFVDLEPTVVDEVRTGTYRQLFHPEQLITGKEDAANNYARGHYTIGKEIVDIVLDRIRRLADQCTGLQGFLIFHSFGGGTGSGFTSLLMERLSVDYGKKSKLEFAIYPAPQVSTAVVEPYNSILTTHTTLEHSDCAFMVDNEAIYDICRRNLDIERPTYTNLNRLIGQIVSSITASLRFDGALNVDLTEFQTNLVPYPRIHFPLVTYAPVISAEKAYHEQLSVAEITNACFEPANQMVKCDPRHGKYMACCMLYRGDVVPKDVNAAIATIKTKRTIQFVDWCPTGFKVGINYQPPTVVPGGDLAKVQRAVCMLSNTTAIAEAWARLDHKFDLMYAKRAFVHWYVGEGMEEGEFSEAREDLAALEKDYEEVGMDSVEGEGEGAEEY; this is translated from the exons ATG CGTGAATGTATCTCAGTGCATGTTGGGCAAGCGGGAGTCCAGATCGGTAATGCCTGCTGGGAGCTGTACTGCCTTGAGCATGGCATCCAGCCTGACGGTCAGATGCCCTCTGATAAGACTATTGGTAGTGGAGACGACAGTTTTAACACTTTCTTCAGCGAGACTGGAGCTGGAAAGCATGTCCCCCGAGCTGTGTTCGTAGATCTGGAACCCACTGTTGTCG ATGAAGTCAGAACAGGCACGTACAGACAGCTGTTCCACCCTGAGCAGTTGATCACTGGAAAAGAAGATGCCGCCAACAATTACGCACGTGGTCATTACACCATTGGAAAGGAAATTGTAGACATAGTATTGGACCGCATCCGTAGATTAGCTGACCAATGTACTGGTCTCCAGGGTTTCCTTATCTTCCACTCCTTCGGTGGTGGTACCGGATCTGGTTTCACCTCCCTGCTCATGGAACGTCTCTCAGTTGACTATGGCAAGAAGAGTAAATTGGAATTCGCCATTTACCCTGCACCTCAG GTATCTACTGCTGTTGTTGAACCCTACAATTCCATCTTAACCACTCACACCACCCTGGAACACTCCGACTGCGCCTTTATGGTCGACAACGAAGCCATCTACGACATCTGCCGCCGTAACTTAGACATTGAGCGCCCCACATACACCAACCTCAACAGGCTCATTGGTCAAATCGTCTCCTCTATTACAGCTTCTCTCCGATTCGATGGTGCCCTTAACGTTGACTTGACTGAGTTCCAGACTAACCTGGTCCCGTACCCACGTATCCACTTCCCTCTGGTCACCTACGCCCCTGTTATTTCTGCAGAAAAGGCTTACCATGAACAGCTTTCTGTTGCTGAGATCACCAATGCCTGTTTTGAGCCTGCCAACCAGATGGTCAAGTGTGACCCCCGTCACGGTAAATACATGGCCTGTTGTATGCTGTACCGAGGAGATGTTGTGCCCAAAGACGTCAATGCTGCTATCGCAACCATCAAAACCAAGAGAACCATCCAATTCGTCGACTGGTGTCCCACTGGGTTCAAG GTTGGTATCAACTACCAACCACCCACCGTTGTTCCGGGTGGAGATCTTGCCAAGGTCCAGAGAGCCGTGTGCATGTTGTCC AACACCACCGCCATTGCTGAAGCTTGGGCCCGTCTTGACCACAAGTTCGACCTGATGTATGCAAAACGCGCCTTCGTTCACTGGTACGTGGGAGAAGGTATGGAAGAAGGAGAATTCTCAGAAGCTCGCGAGGACTTAGCTGCCCTCGAGAAGGACTACGAGGAAGTTGGCATGGACTCAGTCGAAGGTGAAGGTGAAGGAGCCGAAGAATATTAA